From Vitis vinifera cultivar Pinot Noir 40024 chromosome 3, ASM3070453v1, the proteins below share one genomic window:
- the LOC100245131 gene encoding serine/threonine-protein kinase ATR isoform X3, producing MEMLIFKCCLTTHFLWKACFDFARVLGALINYDIVPHQNLIQSISFILDEAGDGLPVFRNVAYDSSMGGCLHVLHSTCSDDVVKLTAADLINVFPRSILNTKSAELKVALCNAYIRIAKTCPPHIWKPESLIYTLLSSEPCLPLIDCFQVALSILGPDCVGAKTSDTSMVSSTSSDKRIENLRVGGKRPIQDQDTCKSKRQKLEEESMASNAEVHVSCKLSHIVTCEREQEHANYMHTSLLSFVELLKPTVVKDTPFRPEVSLTALSMLCIVFSKYPQTNLSLFITQQIYAWIPWICEQVKQGCSIALDLSIYLEAVHCVLLLQSPLSMENTFFRNNGDGADFVNIVLKLPFTHSFVLSESNPPWRTKCLSVQVQSKIGPSLKTESILEVLDLGLHDEADEVRIEAVISMPVIVLWSGLDVLRHVFRRLDFLENEKHEKVKKIIPFSLGFLACLYGLCNVVAGLDETACKLFFKSENEKWSQFVEHVLEGFWCPKCDGRIANDHELRSKILHLPDIQTVEIGLDHDYIHLQSIFFNLLYDESSEEVQVACVGVIRRILLHGVPDIVLKTKSEWVKCVENLLLHKKKAVREAFCMQISFFLEDSVLSCLFLDGEASDKTKEQKFLDKIKHALAAAEDPQVFETLLESTAEIMIAVDIQSQIFLFSLILLVDQLDNPHLTVRMTASRLIHRSCFFHLKGGFELILSKVVHIRNELYDYLSTRVASRPKMVQEFAESVIGVETEDLVKKMVPVVLPKLVVTQQDDNLAVVTLQELAKCLDTDMVPLIVNWLPKVLAFALHRADGQELFSALQFYHVHTGSNNQEIFAAALPALLDELVCFLDVGDLDEISKRLARVPQMIKEVAKVLTGSEDLPGFLRNHFVGLLNSIDRKMLHAEDLALQKQALKRIEMLIKLMGSHLSTYVPKLMVLLMHAIDKESLQSEGLSVLHFFIGQLAKVSPSSTKHVISQVFAALIPFLEREKENLSIHLNKVVEILEELVFENKAILKQHIREFPPLPSIPALMKVNEVIQDARGSMNLKDQLLDIVDGLDHENLNVRYMVACELSKLLNLRRDDITALITGEAGSHMDVLSSLITSLLRGCAEESRTVVGQRLKLICADCLGALGAVDPAKVKGISCQRFKIECSDDDLIFELIHKHLARAFRAAPDTIVQDSAALAIQELLKIAGCEASLDENMALSTLQTLKDKEPLKVSISGVKSIDCCDEMSRRGQRLWDRFSNYVKEIIAPCLTSRFQLPNVVDSASAGPIYRPSMSFRRWIFFWIRKLTVLATGSRASIFNSCRGIVRHDMQTAIYLLPYLVLNAVCHGSKEARYGITAEILSVLDAAASDNSGAADHESGGQSEVCIQAVFTLLDNLGQWVDDVEQDIALSQSFQSAVSRQQSSKLKDQNPNPTDSDLLLIQCKYVSELLAAIPKVTLAKASFRCQAYARSLMYFESHVRGKSGSFNPAAEKGGFFEDEDISFLMEIYSGLDEPDGLSGLACLRTSLSLQDQLLINKKAGNWAEVLTSSEQALQMEPTSVQRHSDVLNCLLNMCHLQAMVIHVDGLISRIPKYKKTWCMQGVQAAWRLSRWELMDEYLDGADKEGLLCSSSESNASFDMDVVKILQAMMKKDQFSVAEKIALSKQALIAPLAAAGMDSYTRAYPFVVKLHMLRELEDFHQLLVDESFLEKSFDLADLRFTKMMENWGNRLRFTQPSLWAREPLLALRRLVLGASGLGAQVGDCWLQYAKLCRSAGHYETANRAILEAQASGSPNVHMEKAKLLWSTRRSDGAIAELQQSLLNMPVEIVGSAAISSITSRSLVPANPPPLLCDTQTSNENRDIAKTLLLYSRWIHYTGQKQKEDVMSLYSRVRELQPRWEKGYFYMAKYCDEVLVDARKRQEENFEPCPRIIPSKSAIVASTNLNSEKHWWSYLPDVLLFYAKGLHRGHKNLFQALPRLLTLWFDFGSVYQRSGSSSNKEWKNIHGKVMGIMRGCLKDLPTYQWLTVLPQLVSRICHQNEEIVRLVKLIITSVLRQYPQQALWIMAAVSKSTVPSRREAAAEIIQAARKGSSSGNSGNNLFVQFATLIDHLIRLCFHSGQPKARTINLSTEFSALKRMMPLGIIMPIQQSLTVTLPAYEMNHGDSLISDIFTSDLPTISGIADEAEILSSLQRPKKIVLLGSDGVQCPFLCKPKDDLRKDARMMEFTAMINRLLSKYPESRRRKLYIRTFAVIPLTEDCGMVEWVPHTRGLRHILQDIYISCGKFDRQKTNPQIKRIYDQCQGKMLEDEMLKNKILPMFPPVFHKWFLNNFSEPAAWFRARLAYSHTTAVWSMVGHIVGLGDRHGENILFDSTTGDCVHVDFSCLFDKGLQLEKPELVPFRLTQNMIDGLGITGYEGIFLRVSEITLSVLRTHRETLVSILETFIHDPLVEWTKSHKSSGVEVQNPHAQRAISNIEARLQGIVVGVGAAPSLPLAVEGQARRLIAEAVSHKNLGKMYIWWMPWF from the exons ATGGAGATGCTGATCTTCAAATG TTGTCTGACAACACATTTTTTGTGGAAGGCATGCTTTGACTTTGCACGTGTCCTGGGGGCattaataaattatgacatTGTTCCTCATCAAAATCTAATTCAGTCGATATCTTTCATATTGGATGAGGCTGGGGATGGACTTCCAGTGTTCAG AAATGTGGCTTATGATTCCTCCATGGGTGGTTGCCTTCATGTGTTGCACTCTACTTGTTCAGACGATGTTGTTAAATTAACAGCTGCAgatttaattaatgttttcccTCGGTCAATTTTGAATACCAAAAGCGCTGAACTTAAG gTTGCATTGTGCAATGCATACATACGGATTGCTAAAACATGTCCTCCTCATATCTGGAAACCAGAATCTCTTATTTATACACTTCTTTCCTCAGAACCCTGCCTGCCATTGATAGATTGCTTTCAAGTAGCTCTATCTATACTTGGTCCTGATTGTGTTGGAGCAAAAACAAGTGACACGAGTATGGTTTCATCAACCTCAAGTGATAAAAGAATTGAGAACTTGAGAGTTGGAGGGAAGCGGCCTATTCAGGACCAGGACACTTGCAAGAGTAAGCGCCAAAAGCTTGAAGAAGAAAGTATGGCTTCCAATGCTGAAGTTCATGTATCATGCAAGCTATCTCATATTGTTACTTGTGAAAGAGAACAAGAACATGCAAACTACATGCACACCTCACTTCTCTCATTTGTTGAACTTCTGAAACCCACTGTGGTCAAAGATACACCATTTAGACCAGAAGTTTCTTTAACTGCTCTTAGCATGCTTTGCATTGTCTTCTCTAAATATCCACAGACCAATTTGTCCCTTTTCATTACTCAACAGATATATGCATGGATCCCTTGGATATGTGAGCAG GTAAAACAAGGCTGTTCAATCGCACTTGATTTATCCATCTATCTGGAAGCAGTTCACTGTGTATTGCTTTTGCAAA gtCCTCTATCCATGGAGAATACTTTTTTCAGAAATAATGGCGATGGTGCAGATTTTGTGAATATAGTGCTAAAGCTTCCATTTACCCATTCTTTTGTGCTCAGTGAGTCTAATCCTCCCTGGAGAACGAAATGTCTCTCTGTCCAAGTTCAGTCCAAGATTGGTCCTAGCTTAAAAACTGAAAGCATTCTTGAAGTCTTGGATTTGGGTCTCCATGATGAAGCTGATGAGGTTAGAATTGAAGCTGTCATTTCTATGCCGGTGATTGTCTTGTGGTCTGGTCTTGATGTGCTAAGACATGTCTTCAGAAGGCTGGA TTTTTTGGAGAATGAGAAGCATGAGAAGGTTAAGAAGATTATTCCCTTTTCTCTTGGTTTTTTGGCATGTCTTTATGGACTTTGCAATGTTGTTGCTGGTCTGGATGAAACTGCATGCAAATTGTTCTTCAAAAGTGAAAATGAGAAATGGAGTCAGTTTGTGGAACATGTATTGGAAGGATTTTGGTGTCCAAAGTGTGATGGTAGAATAGCAAACGATCATGAGTTGCGTTCTAAAATTCTACATCTGCCTGATATACAGACAGTAGAGATTGGTCTGGATCATGACTATATCCATCTACAGTCCATATTTTTCAATCTTCTTTATGATGAGTCATCAGAAGAGGTTCAAGTTGCATGTGTGGGAGTAATTCGAAGAATCCTCTTACATGGGGTTCCGGATATTGTGCTTAAAACAAAATCTGAATGGGTAAAATGTGTCGAAAATCTGCTCCTTCACAAAAAGAAGGCTGTAAGAGAAGCATTCTGCATGCAGATTAGTTTCTTCCTTGAGGATTCTGTTTTGAGTTGTTTATTTCTGGATGGGGAGGCATCAGATAAAACTAAAGAACAGAAGTTTTTAGACAAAATAAAGCATGCTTTGGCAGCAGCTGAAGATCCTCAGGTCTTTGAGACACTTTTGGAATCTACTGCAGAAATTATGATTGCTGTTGATATTCAGAGTCAAATTTTCTTGTTCTCTCTTATATTGTTGGTTGATCAGCTTGATAATCCCCATTTGACAGTGAGAATGACTGCATCAAGGTTAATACACAGATCTTGCTTCTTCCATCTTAAAGGAGGTTTTGAACTAATCCTTTCAAAAGTTGTTCATATTCGGAATGAACTCTATGATTATTTATCCACGAGGGTTGCAAGCCGTCCAAAAATGGTCCAAGAGTTTGCAGAGTCTGTTATTGGTGTTGAGACTGAAGACCTTGTCAAGAAAATGGTTCCTGTTGTTCTTCCAAAGCTTGTTGTCACTCAGCAGGATGATAATCTAGCAGTTGTCACCTTACAAGAGTTGGCTAAGTGTTTGGACACAGATATGGTGCCACTGATAGTTAATTGGCTTCCAAAAGTGCTTGCTTTTGCTCTTCATCGAGCTGATGGTCAAGAATTATTCTCTGCTTTGCAGTTTTATCATGTGCATACTGGTTCTAATAACCAGGAGATCTTTGCTGCTGCATTGCCTGCACTGTTGGACGAACTTGTGTGCTTTTTGGATGTTGGTGATTTGGATGAAATAAGCAAAAG GTTAGCAAGAGTACCACAGATGATAAAAGAAGTTGCAAAAGTTCTGACTGGCAGTGAAGATCTTCCAGGCTTCTTGAGGAATCATTTTGTTGGTCTCCTTAATAGTATTGATAGAAAAATGCTCCATGCTGAGGATCTAGCACTACAGAAACAAGCCTTGAAACGTATTGAGATGCTAATTAAATTAATGGGTTCTCATCTTAGCACTTATGTGCCAAAACTTATGGTTCTTCTCATGCATGCGATTGATAAAGAATCGCTCCAGTCTGAGGGTCTCTCAGTTTTGCACTTCTTCATTGGGCAGTTGGCAAAGGTATCGCCATCTAGCACTAAACATGTAATTTCTCAAGTTTTTGCTGCTCTTATCCCCTTcctggagagagagaaagaaaatcttTCCATTCATTTGAATAAAGTAGTGGAAATTCTAGAAGAACTTGTGTTTGAGAACAAGGCTATCCTAAAGCAGCATATCCGCGAGTTTCCTCCATTGCCCAGCATTCCTGCTTTAATGAAAGTGAATGAAGTTATACAAGATGCACGTGGGTCAATGAATTTGAAGGATCAATTGCTAGATATTGTGGATGGTTTAGATCACGAGAACTTAAATGTGAGGTATATGGTGGCATGTGAGCTGAGCAAACTTCTGAACCTAAGAAGGGATGACATCACAGCTTTGATCACTGGGGAAGCAGGTTCACATATGGATGTCCTGAGCTCTTTGATTACATCCCTACTTAGAGGATGTGCAGAAGAATCAAGGACTGTAGTGGGTCAGCGGCTTAAGTTGATATGTGCCGATTGCCTTGGAGCACTAGGAGCAGTTGACCCTGCCAAAGTAAAGGGTATTTCATGCCAGCGCTTCAAAATTGAATGCTCAGATGATGATCTTATCTTTGAGTTGATCCACAAGCATCTGGCCAGGGCTTTTAGAGCTGCACCTGATACCATTGTCCAAGATTCAGCTGCATTGGCAATACAGGAGCTGCTAAAGATTGCAGGTTGTGAGGCATCACTTGATGAGAACATGGCACTTTCTACACTGCAAACACTGAAAGATAAAGAACCTTTAAAAGTCTCTATTTCTGGGGTTAAGAGCATAGATTGTTGTGATGAGATGAGTAGGAGGGGTCAGAGGTTATGGGACCGATTCTCTAATTATGTTAAAGAGATAATAGCTCCTTGCTTAACCTCTAGATTTCAACTTCCAAATGTAGTTGATTCTGCATCTGCTGGCCCAATTTACCGCCCTTCTATGTCTTTCAGAAGATGGATATTCTTTTGGATCAGGAAACTGACTGTGCTTGCAACTGGTTCTCGTGCGAGTATTTTCAATTCCTGTCGAGGTATAGTGCGCCATGATATGCAAACAGCAATATATCTGCTGCCCTATTTAGTCCTGAATGCTGTCTGTCATGGCAGCAAGGAAGCACGCTATGGAATAACAGCAGAGATCCTATCTGTTCTTGATGCAGCAGCATCAGATAATAGTGGGGCTGCAGATCATGAAAGTGGTGGGCAAAGTGAAGTGTGCATTCAAGCTGTGTTCACTCTTCTTGATAACCTTGGGCAGTGGGTGGATGATGTAGAACAAGATATCGCTCTTTCTCAATCTTTTCAATCAGCTGTTTCTAGGCAACAATCATCCAAGTTAAAGGATCAAAATCCCAATCCAACAGATTCAGACCTCCTCCTAATACAGTGTAAATATGTTTCAGAGCTTTTGGCTGCAATTCCAAAGGTGACCCTAGCCAAGGCCTCCTTCAGATGCCAGGCTTATGCTAGGTCATTGATGTACTTTGAATCTCATGTGCGGGGAAAGTCAGGATCTTTCAATCCTGCAGCTGAGAAGGGTGGCTTCTTCGAGGATGAAGATATCTCATTTCTAATGGAAATATACAGTGGTTTGGATGAGCCTGATGGTCTATCTGGCCTAGCATGTTTACGCACATCATTAAGTTTGCAAGACCAGCTTTTAATCAACAAGAAAGCAGGAAACTGGGCTGAAGTTTTAACTTCTTCTGAGCAGGCTTTGCAGATGGAGCCCACCTCGGTGCAGAGGCATTCAGATGTTCTTAATTGTTTACTGAACATGTGCCACCTCCAGGCTATGGTTATTCACGTGGATGGTTTAATATCTAGAATTCCTAAATACAAGAAAACTTGGTGCATGCAAGGTGTTCAGGCAGCATGGAGGCTTAGCAGGTGGGAGTTGATGGATGAGTACCTTGATGGGGCTGACAAGGAAGGTTTACTTTGCAGCAGCTCCGAGAGTAATGCTTCCTTTGACATGGATGTTGTGAAAATTCTCCAGGCCATGATGAAGAAAGACCAGTTCTCAGTTGCTGAGAAAATTGCTCTGTCCAAACAAGCTCTGATTGCTCCTCTAGCTGCTGCTGGTATGGATTCTTATACACGGGCTTACCCATTTGTTGTAAAGCTCCACATGCTAAGGGAGCTGGAGGACTTCCATCAACTCCTTGTTGACGAGTCTTTTTTGGAGAAATCATTCGATTTGGCTGATCTGagatttacaaaaatgatggaaaacTGGGGAAATCGGCTCAGATTTACACAGCCATCCCTTTGGGCAAGAGAGCCACTTCTGGCTTTACGAAGATTGGTTCTTGGTGCAAGCGGTCTTGGTGCTCAAGTTGGTGACTGCTGGCTTCAATATGCAAAGCTCTGTCGCTCAGCTGGTCATTATGAGACAGCTAACCGAGCAATTCTGGAAGCTCAGGCTTCAGGTTCACCGAATGTTCACATGGAAAAAGCTAAGCTTCTTTGGAGCACTAGGCGATCTGATGGTGCCATTGCGGAGCTGCAACAGTCTCTCCTGAACATGCCTGTAGAGATCGTAGGTTCTGCCgcaatatcatcaattaccagCCGCTCACTGGTTCCAGCTAACCCTCCACCTTTACTTTGTGATACACAAACATCAAATGAGAATAGAGATATTGCAAAGACCCTCCTCCTATATTCTAGGTGGATCCATTACACTGGACAGAAGCAGAAGGAAGATGTGATGAGTCTTTATTCTAGGGTGAGAGAACTGCAACCCAGATGGGAGAAAGGATACTTCTATATGGCCAAGTATTGTGATGAAGTACTTGTTGATGCCAGGAAACGGCAGGAAGAGAATTTTGAACCGTGCCCCAGGATAATACCTTCAAAATCTGCCATTGTTGCTTCTACAAATTTAAATTCTGAGAAGCATTGGTGGTCTTACCTTCCTGATGTGCTGTTGTTTTATGCTAAGGGGCTTCATAGAGGCCACAAGAATCTCTTTCAAGCACTTCCCAGGTTGTTGACCCTGTGGTTTGACTTTGGAAGTGTTTATCAAAGAAGTGGATCATCATCGAATAAAGAATGGAAAAATATCCATGGAAAG GTAATGGGTATTATGCGAGGCTGTTTGAAGGATTTGCCTACATATCAGTGGTTAACAGTTTTGCCTCAGTTGGTTTCTAGAATTTGCCACCagaatgaagaaattgttcGTCTAGTCAAACTCATCATCACCTCTGTTCTCCGTCAATATCCACAGCAAGCCCTTTGGATTATGGCTGCAGTTTCAAAATCCACAGTACCTTCAAGGCGGGAGGCAGCTGCAGAGATCATACAAGCTGCACGAAAAGGGTCCAGCTCAGGAAACAGCGGCAACAATTTGTTTGTTCAGTTTGCTACTCTGATCGATCATCTAATCAGGTTGTGCTTCCATTCAGGCCAGCCAAAGGCAAGGACAATCAATCTCTCAACCGAATTTAGTGCCTTGAAGAGGATGATGCCACTGGGAATTATAATGCCAATCCAACAATCTCTTACTGTCACTCTACCAGCATATGAAATGAATCATGGTGACTCACTTATCTCTGATATCTTCACCTCAGATCTCCCTACAATATCTGGAATAGCTGATGAGGCTGAGATCCTCTCTTCTCTTCAGCGACCGAAGAAA ATCGTTTTGTTAGGTAGTGATGGTGTCCAATGTCCATTCCTTTGCAAACCTAAGGATGATCTGAGGAAGGATGCTCGAATGATGGAATTCACTGCAATGATAAACCGTTTATTATCCAAATATCCTGAAAGTCGTCGGAGAAAGCTTTATATCCGCACCTTTGCAGTTATTCCACTAACTGAGGACTGTGGAATGGTAGAATGGGTACCCCACACTCGTGGTCTCCGTCATATACTTCAAGATATTTATATTTCCTGCGGGAAATTTGATAGGCAAAAGACTAATCCTCAAATTAAGCGGATTTATGATCAATGCCAAGGTAAAATGTTGGAAGATGAGATGCTGAAGAACAAAATCCTTCCAATGTTCCCTCCTGTTTTCCACAAATGGTTCTTGAACAACTTCTCTGAGCCAGCTGCCTGGTTCAGGGCTCGGCTTGCTTATTCACACACTACAGCAGTCTGGTCCATGGTTGGGCATATTGTGGGCCTGGGTGACCGGCATGGTGAAAATATTCTCTTTGATTCTACCACAGGAGACTGTGTTCATGTTGATTTCAGTTGCTTATTTGACAAAGGCTTGCAGCTGGAGAAGCCAGAGCTGGTGCCTTTTAGGCTAACCCAG AACATGATTGATGGTTTGGGAATTACTGGATATGAAGGCATTTTTCTGAGGGTCTCTGAAATAACACTTTCAGTACTGAGGACACATAGGGAGACTTTAGTGAGCATTCTTGAAACGTTCATCCATGATCCTCTTGTGGAGTGGACAAAATCTCATAAATCCAGTGGGGTTGAAGTTCAGAACCCCCATGCACAG AGAGCCATCAGTAATATAGAGGCCAGATTGCAAGGAATTGTTGTTGGGGTTGGAGCAGCACCATCATTGCCTCTAGCTGTAGAAGGTCAGGCTCGTCGCTTGATTGCAGAAGCAGTCTCACACAAAAATCTTGGGAAGATGTATATATGGTGGATGCCTTGGTTCTAA